A stretch of Panthera tigris isolate Pti1 chromosome E2, P.tigris_Pti1_mat1.1, whole genome shotgun sequence DNA encodes these proteins:
- the LYPD5 gene encoding ly6/PLAUR domain-containing protein 5 produces MTNHSGRPRFSHHNEAWFPSEQNSLAESQAQQCYSFQHIYFGPFDLSAVKFRNISCPHGCSEAVLSLDTGYRATVTVVQKGCWTGPPTGQMLSDDRALPPDYSVVRGCTTDLCNADLMTHDTIPNLSPAPNPPTLSGMECYACLGIHPEDCTPEKSRRVQCHQDQSVCFQGNGQMTVGNFSVPVYIRTCHRPSCTIKGTSSPWTNIDLQGSCCEGQLCNRDSVTQPFTAASAAATPSQAPHGMALLLMVPLLAGTLGGPLLPSS; encoded by the exons ATGACCAACCACAGTGGCAGACCCCGATTCTCTCACCACAACGAGGCCTGGTTCCCCTCAGAGCAGAACAGCCTGGCTG AGTCCCAAGCCCAGCAATGCTACAGCTTTCAACACATCTACTTCGGGCCCTTTGACCTCAGTGCTGTGAAATTCCGCAACATCTCCTGTCCCCACGGGTGCTCTGAGGCAGTCTTGTCCCTGGACACTG ggTACCGCGCCACGGTGACCGTAGTACAGAAGGGCTGCTGGACAGGCCCGCCTACGGGCCAGATGCTGTCCGACGACCGCGCGCTGCCGCCCGACTACTCGGTGGTGCGCGGCTGCACGACCGACTTGTGCAACGCCGACCTCATGACCCACGACACCATCCCCAATCTGAGCCCGG CGCCCAACCCGCCGACTCTCAGCGGCATGGAGTGCTACGCCTGCCTGGGGATCCACCCGGAGGACTGCACCCCGGAGAAGTCCCGACGGGTCCAGTGTCATCAGGACCAAAGCGTCTGCTTCCAGGGCAATGGCCAAATGACCGTCG GCAATTTCTCAGTCCCAGTATACATCAGGACCTGCCACCGGCCGTCCTGCACCATCAAGGGCACCTCCAGTCCCTGGACAAACATTGACCTTCAGGGCTCCTGCTGTGAGGGGCAACTCTGCAACAGGGACTCCGTGACCCAGCCCTTCACCGCCGCCTCGGCTGCTGCCACCCcttcccaggcgccccacggCATGGCCCTGCTCCTCATGGTCCCCCTGCTGGCTGGCACTCTTGGaggccccctcctgccctcctcctag